In one window of Dromaius novaehollandiae isolate bDroNov1 chromosome W, bDroNov1.hap1, whole genome shotgun sequence DNA:
- the LOC135323505 gene encoding membrane-associated transporter protein-like isoform X3, with the protein MTLTKESFCGALPPPSEVAKANMDNIREEEEEEEATLQSAVGTGIMEPSKRGTGRLVMHSMAMFGREFCYAVEAAFVTPVLLTVGLPKNLYSLVWLISPILGFVLQPVVGSASDHCTSSWGKRRPYILGLGIIMLLGMALYLNGDVMISAFITEREKQQTWAIVTTMLGVVLFDFAADFIDGPIKAYLFDVCSHQEKEKGLHYHALLTGIVSERRKPQRIFAREGVETSVAICSAISWRALSTRAGEIFQDTFGLGGALGYLTGAMDWSQTILGHYLISEFQTRRRMTLKSLLKTLLSMPSHYRNLCVSHLFGWMAFLSNMLFFTDFMGQVVYQGSPYAPRNSTLYHAYERGVEVGCWGLCINAISSSLYSYLQKALLPYIGLKGLYFIGYLLFGLGTGLTGLFPNVYSTLALCSLFGVMSSTLYTVPFHLIAEYHREEENLKLQDGDQAREHERGKGIDCAALTCMVQLAQIILGVGLGLLVSVAGSVVTVISASTVALIGCCFVAFCVKYVG; encoded by the exons ATGACTTTAACGAAAGAGAGTTTCTGTGGGGCTCTTCCACCCCCTTCTGAGGTGGCCAAGGCCAACATGGACAAcatcagggaggaggaggaggaggaggaggctacGCTGCAGTCTGCGGTGGGGACTGGAATAATGGAGCCAAGCAAGCGAGGGACAGGAAGGCTGGTCATGCACAGCATGGCGATGTTTGGCCGGGAGTTCTGCTACGCGGTGGAGGCCGCCTTCGTCACGCCGGTGCTGCTCACTGTAGGGCTGCCCAAGAACCTCTACAGCCTGGTGTGGCTCATCAGCCCTATCTTGGGTTTCGTGCTGCAGCCCGTGGTAGGTTCAGCCAGTGATCACTGCACCTCTAGCTGGGGCAAGAGGCGACCTTACATTCTGGGTCTGGGCATCATAATGCTGTTAGGCATGGCTTTGTACCTCAATGGGGACGTGATGATCTCAG ctttCATCActgaaagagagaagcagcagacgTGGGCAATAGTCACTACCATGCTTGGAGTAGTGCTTTTTGATTTTGCAGCTGACTTTATTGATGGCCCCATCAAAGCGTATTTATTTGATGTCTGCTCTCatcaggaaaaagagaagggtcTGCATTACCACGCCCTCCTTACAG GCATTGTTTCAGAGAGAAGAAAGCCTCAGAGAATATTTGCTAGAGAAGGAGTGGAGACCAGTGTTGCTATATGTTCAGCCATTTCATGGAGAGCTTTGTCGACCAGAGCTGGGGAGATTTTTCAGGATACATTTG GTCTGGGAGGAGCCCTGGGTTACCTGACAGGTGCTATGGACTGGAGTCAGACTATACTGGGACATTACTTGATATCAGAATTCCAG ACTCGGCGGCGGATGACCCTTAAATCACTCTTGAAGACACTTTTAAGCATGCCATCCCACTATCGCAATCTGTGTGTGAGCCACCTCTTTGGATGGATGGCTTTCCTGTCCAACATGCTCTTCTTCACAGATTTCATGGGACAG GTTGTATACCAGGGTAGTCCTTACGCACCTCGTAACTCCACACTTTACCATGCCTATGAAAGAGGAGTAGAAGTTGGATGTTGGGGGCTGTGCATTAATGCGATTTCTTCGTCACTCTATTCTT aCTTGCAGAAAGCCCTTCTGCCATATATAGGATTAAAGGGACTTTATTTCATTGGATACTTACTTTTTGGGTTAGGTACTGGATTAACTGGCTTGTTTCCCAACGTCTATTCCACTCTGGCTCTATGCTCCCTCTTTGGTGTCATGTCCAGCACGCTGTACACAGTGCCATTCCACCTCATTGCAGAGTATCACAGGGAGGAAGAG AACCTGAAGCTGCAGGATGGAGACCAAGCCAGAGAGCACGAGCGAGGGAAGGGTATTGACTGTGCTGCTCTCACCTGCATGGTCCAGCTCGCCCAGATAATTCTCGGCGTGGGCCTTGGGCTCTTGGTTAGTGTTGCTGGCAGTGTGGTCACTGTGATTTCAGCATCTACTGTGGCACTGATCGGCTgttgctttgttgctttttgtgttAAATATGTGGGGTAG
- the LOC135323505 gene encoding membrane-associated transporter protein-like isoform X1 produces MTLTKESFCGALPPPSEVAKANMDNIREEEEEEEATLQSAVGTGIMEPSKRGTGRLVMHSMAMFGREFCYAVEAAFVTPVLLTVGLPKNLYSLVWLISPILGFVLQPVVGSASDHCTSSWGKRRPYILGLGIIMLLGMALYLNGDVMISAFITEREKQQTWAIVTTMLGVVLFDFAADFIDGPIKAYLFDVCSHQEKEKGLHYHALLTGIVSERRKPQRIFAREGVETSVAICSAISWRALSTRAGEIFQDTFGLGGALGYLTGAMDWSQTILGHYLISEFQVMFFFAALVFLVCLTVHLCSIPEVPLRYDSEETKFLLEVDEPCQYNSIEEIKNGYLKSAYTEIKAAPKPRKCPGPSQTETRRRMTLKSLLKTLLSMPSHYRNLCVSHLFGWMAFLSNMLFFTDFMGQVVYQGSPYAPRNSTLYHAYERGVEVGCWGLCINAISSSLYSYLQKALLPYIGLKGLYFIGYLLFGLGTGLTGLFPNVYSTLALCSLFGVMSSTLYTVPFHLIAEYHREEENLKLQDGDQAREHERGKGIDCAALTCMVQLAQIILGVGLGLLVSVAGSVVTVISASTVALIGCCFVAFCVKYVG; encoded by the exons ATGACTTTAACGAAAGAGAGTTTCTGTGGGGCTCTTCCACCCCCTTCTGAGGTGGCCAAGGCCAACATGGACAAcatcagggaggaggaggaggaggaggaggctacGCTGCAGTCTGCGGTGGGGACTGGAATAATGGAGCCAAGCAAGCGAGGGACAGGAAGGCTGGTCATGCACAGCATGGCGATGTTTGGCCGGGAGTTCTGCTACGCGGTGGAGGCCGCCTTCGTCACGCCGGTGCTGCTCACTGTAGGGCTGCCCAAGAACCTCTACAGCCTGGTGTGGCTCATCAGCCCTATCTTGGGTTTCGTGCTGCAGCCCGTGGTAGGTTCAGCCAGTGATCACTGCACCTCTAGCTGGGGCAAGAGGCGACCTTACATTCTGGGTCTGGGCATCATAATGCTGTTAGGCATGGCTTTGTACCTCAATGGGGACGTGATGATCTCAG ctttCATCActgaaagagagaagcagcagacgTGGGCAATAGTCACTACCATGCTTGGAGTAGTGCTTTTTGATTTTGCAGCTGACTTTATTGATGGCCCCATCAAAGCGTATTTATTTGATGTCTGCTCTCatcaggaaaaagagaagggtcTGCATTACCACGCCCTCCTTACAG GCATTGTTTCAGAGAGAAGAAAGCCTCAGAGAATATTTGCTAGAGAAGGAGTGGAGACCAGTGTTGCTATATGTTCAGCCATTTCATGGAGAGCTTTGTCGACCAGAGCTGGGGAGATTTTTCAGGATACATTTG GTCTGGGAGGAGCCCTGGGTTACCTGACAGGTGCTATGGACTGGAGTCAGACTATACTGGGACATTACTTGATATCAGAATTCCAGGTGATGTTCTTCTTCGCAGCCTTAGTTTTCCTAGTCTGCCTTACTGTGCACTTGTGCAGTATCCCTGAAGTCCCTCTCAGATATGACAGTGAAGAGACCAAGTTCTTGTTGGAAGTGGATGAACCCTGTCAGTATAACTCCATAGAGGAGATCAAGAATGGTTACCTAAAATCAGCATATACTGAAATAAAGGCTGCACCTAAACCAAGGAAATGCCCTGGTCCATCACAGACAGAG ACTCGGCGGCGGATGACCCTTAAATCACTCTTGAAGACACTTTTAAGCATGCCATCCCACTATCGCAATCTGTGTGTGAGCCACCTCTTTGGATGGATGGCTTTCCTGTCCAACATGCTCTTCTTCACAGATTTCATGGGACAG GTTGTATACCAGGGTAGTCCTTACGCACCTCGTAACTCCACACTTTACCATGCCTATGAAAGAGGAGTAGAAGTTGGATGTTGGGGGCTGTGCATTAATGCGATTTCTTCGTCACTCTATTCTT aCTTGCAGAAAGCCCTTCTGCCATATATAGGATTAAAGGGACTTTATTTCATTGGATACTTACTTTTTGGGTTAGGTACTGGATTAACTGGCTTGTTTCCCAACGTCTATTCCACTCTGGCTCTATGCTCCCTCTTTGGTGTCATGTCCAGCACGCTGTACACAGTGCCATTCCACCTCATTGCAGAGTATCACAGGGAGGAAGAG AACCTGAAGCTGCAGGATGGAGACCAAGCCAGAGAGCACGAGCGAGGGAAGGGTATTGACTGTGCTGCTCTCACCTGCATGGTCCAGCTCGCCCAGATAATTCTCGGCGTGGGCCTTGGGCTCTTGGTTAGTGTTGCTGGCAGTGTGGTCACTGTGATTTCAGCATCTACTGTGGCACTGATCGGCTgttgctttgttgctttttgtgttAAATATGTGGGGTAG
- the LOC135323505 gene encoding membrane-associated transporter protein-like isoform X2, whose amino-acid sequence MTLTKESFCGALPPPSEVAKANMDNIREEEEEEEATLQSAVGTGIMEPSKRGTGRLVMHSMAMFGREFCYAVEAAFVTPVLLTVGLPKNLYSLVWLISPILGFVLQPVVGSASDHCTSSWGKRRPYILGLGIIMLLGMALYLNGDVMISAFITEREKQQTWAIVTTMLGVVLFDFAADFIDGPIKAYLFDVCSHQEKEKGLHYHALLTGLGGALGYLTGAMDWSQTILGHYLISEFQVMFFFAALVFLVCLTVHLCSIPEVPLRYDSEETKFLLEVDEPCQYNSIEEIKNGYLKSAYTEIKAAPKPRKCPGPSQTETRRRMTLKSLLKTLLSMPSHYRNLCVSHLFGWMAFLSNMLFFTDFMGQVVYQGSPYAPRNSTLYHAYERGVEVGCWGLCINAISSSLYSYLQKALLPYIGLKGLYFIGYLLFGLGTGLTGLFPNVYSTLALCSLFGVMSSTLYTVPFHLIAEYHREEENLKLQDGDQAREHERGKGIDCAALTCMVQLAQIILGVGLGLLVSVAGSVVTVISASTVALIGCCFVAFCVKYVG is encoded by the exons ATGACTTTAACGAAAGAGAGTTTCTGTGGGGCTCTTCCACCCCCTTCTGAGGTGGCCAAGGCCAACATGGACAAcatcagggaggaggaggaggaggaggaggctacGCTGCAGTCTGCGGTGGGGACTGGAATAATGGAGCCAAGCAAGCGAGGGACAGGAAGGCTGGTCATGCACAGCATGGCGATGTTTGGCCGGGAGTTCTGCTACGCGGTGGAGGCCGCCTTCGTCACGCCGGTGCTGCTCACTGTAGGGCTGCCCAAGAACCTCTACAGCCTGGTGTGGCTCATCAGCCCTATCTTGGGTTTCGTGCTGCAGCCCGTGGTAGGTTCAGCCAGTGATCACTGCACCTCTAGCTGGGGCAAGAGGCGACCTTACATTCTGGGTCTGGGCATCATAATGCTGTTAGGCATGGCTTTGTACCTCAATGGGGACGTGATGATCTCAG ctttCATCActgaaagagagaagcagcagacgTGGGCAATAGTCACTACCATGCTTGGAGTAGTGCTTTTTGATTTTGCAGCTGACTTTATTGATGGCCCCATCAAAGCGTATTTATTTGATGTCTGCTCTCatcaggaaaaagagaagggtcTGCATTACCACGCCCTCCTTACAG GTCTGGGAGGAGCCCTGGGTTACCTGACAGGTGCTATGGACTGGAGTCAGACTATACTGGGACATTACTTGATATCAGAATTCCAGGTGATGTTCTTCTTCGCAGCCTTAGTTTTCCTAGTCTGCCTTACTGTGCACTTGTGCAGTATCCCTGAAGTCCCTCTCAGATATGACAGTGAAGAGACCAAGTTCTTGTTGGAAGTGGATGAACCCTGTCAGTATAACTCCATAGAGGAGATCAAGAATGGTTACCTAAAATCAGCATATACTGAAATAAAGGCTGCACCTAAACCAAGGAAATGCCCTGGTCCATCACAGACAGAG ACTCGGCGGCGGATGACCCTTAAATCACTCTTGAAGACACTTTTAAGCATGCCATCCCACTATCGCAATCTGTGTGTGAGCCACCTCTTTGGATGGATGGCTTTCCTGTCCAACATGCTCTTCTTCACAGATTTCATGGGACAG GTTGTATACCAGGGTAGTCCTTACGCACCTCGTAACTCCACACTTTACCATGCCTATGAAAGAGGAGTAGAAGTTGGATGTTGGGGGCTGTGCATTAATGCGATTTCTTCGTCACTCTATTCTT aCTTGCAGAAAGCCCTTCTGCCATATATAGGATTAAAGGGACTTTATTTCATTGGATACTTACTTTTTGGGTTAGGTACTGGATTAACTGGCTTGTTTCCCAACGTCTATTCCACTCTGGCTCTATGCTCCCTCTTTGGTGTCATGTCCAGCACGCTGTACACAGTGCCATTCCACCTCATTGCAGAGTATCACAGGGAGGAAGAG AACCTGAAGCTGCAGGATGGAGACCAAGCCAGAGAGCACGAGCGAGGGAAGGGTATTGACTGTGCTGCTCTCACCTGCATGGTCCAGCTCGCCCAGATAATTCTCGGCGTGGGCCTTGGGCTCTTGGTTAGTGTTGCTGGCAGTGTGGTCACTGTGATTTCAGCATCTACTGTGGCACTGATCGGCTgttgctttgttgctttttgtgttAAATATGTGGGGTAG